Sequence from the Clostridium saccharobutylicum DSM 13864 genome:
GAGAACTTAACGAAACAAATCCATGTAATAAACTCCTAAATGCTCTACTTTTATGAATGACAAACGTATTGTCTGTACTATAATACTCTAAAATCTTGTGAATTATAGAGCTAGTTTGTTTTGATAAATTCTTTACTTCCTCATCTTTTGTGCTTGGAACATTAACATAAAGTCCATAACCAGTCTTATTTTTAAACGCAAAATCCCTATATGCATATGCAAACTCCTTTATAGCATCTTCACCACTTTTACCTATTAGTCTTTGCATCAAATTCGAATTTAAATCGTTTAAAAGAGATATAGTCATTTTTATTTTAAGATCATCCATATTAGCGAAATGATTATATAAAGATGGATATTTTATGTCCAATTCTTTTGCAAGCTTTTGAAATGTAATTTGATTTAGCCCAATTTCATCAGCCAATAAAAAAGCAGCTTCAATAATCCTTTCCTTGGTTAAATTTCGTTTTTGAACCATTTTATCCTCCCCATTAGTTTATTTCATAAAAATAGTTTAACATGATAAAATATTTTTATCAAACTACATATTATAGTTTACAAACTATATTTTATAGTTTATTCTTATATTATAAATTCATATATTATAATAATAAATTAAGATTTATATTATTCTTATATAATTCTATGTTTAAGGTATATAAAAAAGTTTAAAAGTCCAGAGTACGATGTTGATTTTACTTAATTATATATTTACATCATTGTGGACTATTAAAGGAGCTTAATAATCAAAATATTATGCACAATAAACTAGCATGTTAATTTGTCACTTTGCGATATACCTTAATTGACTTATCAGAAAAGAAAGGACTATATTATGAAATTGTGGAAAAGAAATTTAATAGCGTGTTGGTTTGGCATGTTTGTAACAGGTGTCGGCATGAGCCAGATTGCTCCAGTATTACCCCTTTTTATACAGCATCTTGGAGTTGAAAACACAGATTTGATTTCAAAATTTTCTGGAATTGCTTTTGGTATTACTTTTATCAGTTTAGCTATTTTTTCACCCATTTGGGGACAAGCTGCTGATAAAGTTGGACGAAAACCAATGCTATTAAGAGCAAGTCTTGGTATGACAATAATTATAGGCTGCATGGGTTTTGCACCAAATGTCTATGTATTAATAATACTTAGATTATTGCAAGGTACTGTTGGTGGTTATAGTACAGCCTGCACTACATTGATTGCAACTCAAGCAGACAAAGAACATGCAGGATATGCTTTAGGAACACTTTCGACAGCAAACATTGCAGGTTCTTTGCTTGGACCAACTATTGGTGGTTTTTTAGATGAAACATTTGGTTTGCAAAGTGTATTTTTCATAACAGGAACGATGATGTTTATTGCATTTATTACAACCTGTCTATTTGTAAAGGAATCTTTCACTCGTGAAGATAAAGAAGTACTTAGTATGAAAGATATATGGAATACTATTCCTCAAAAAAATTTAACAATCACACTTTTTGTAACTTTTTTCATATTAAATTTAGCATTGTATTCAGTAGAACCAATTATAACAGTATATGTTACTCAGCTTTCCGTCAATGCAGCTCACATTTCATTACTTGCTGGAATAACATTCTCAGCTTCAGGACTGGCAAATATAATTGCTGCTCCAAGACTTGGAAAATTATCTGATAAAATAGGAGCACACAAAATTATATTTGTATGTCTTGTATTGGCAGCAATAACTTTTATACCGCAAGCTTTTGTTAAAAACACTTGGCAACTAATGGTACTTCGCTTTTTATTAGGATTAACTGCTGGCGGACTTACTCCATCTGTTAATATTTTAATAAAGAAAATTACACCATATAACCTTACAGGCAGAATTTTTGGAGTTAATATGTCTGCTGCATATTTGGGAACTTTTTCAGGTTCAATCATAGGTGGACAAATAGCAGGATGTTTTGGAATAAGATATGTATTTTTTGTTACTAGTGCATTATTATTTCTAAATGCAATTTGGGTTTATTTCAAAGTTTATAAAAAACTTAATTTAGACAATTGCAATCATGTCGGACATTTAGCAAAATAAGCAACTTGTGATCTTACGTTATGTAGTAACTTACCGAAATAAGGGGAATTCTTTTGCTCGGTTGCTATATAATATAACTGTGAATTTCTAACATCATAGGTTGTTCAATTCCTGCATGCTCCTCAAACAAGTTGATGACATGCAGGAATTGAACAACCTATGATGAAGAAATGCTACAGCTATATTATAAACGCAACACTACGCAAAAGAATTTCCCTTATTTCTAATGTACACTATATTTCAAAGCATTAGTATAGTTAACTATAAAGTCACTGAAAAACAAATAGGACATTATGATTAAATAAAATTTAACAGCCAATATCATTATAAAACACAATCCAAAAACAACAAGTCCATTTGCCTGTGAAAAATATACATGACAACTTTGTACCTGTAATTTAACTTAAAACCCAAAGTAAAGTAATGTAAGACAAAACATGGTAAATGAGATACAATAATAAAAAATAGCTAATTTATTGGAATGGGAGAAAAGAAAATGGAAGATTCAAAATTAATAAATGAAACTGAATTTATCAATGTAAAAAAAACAGCACTTGTAGTTATAGATCTACAAAATGGAATTGTAAATAGTGAACGTGCTCCTCATAGTGGCGCTCAAGTTGTTGAAAATTCGTGCAAGTTAATTGATACATTTACTGATAAAGGAGGTTTTGTAGTTCTTGTTAGAGTTTCCTCTTTAGATGGAAAAGATATGGTTCATCCAAGTGTTGATTTACAAAGTAATACCATGCATTTTTCAAAAGGCTGGGACAACTATGTACCTGAATTAGAAAAATTCACAAATGCTTACACTATAACCAAAAGACAATGGGGAGC
This genomic interval carries:
- a CDS encoding TetR/AcrR family transcriptional regulator, whose product is MVQKRNLTKERIIEAAFLLADEIGLNQITFQKLAKELDIKYPSLYNHFANMDDLKIKMTISLLNDLNSNLMQRLIGKSGEDAIKEFAYAYRDFAFKNKTGYGLYVNVPSTKDEEVKNLSKQTSSIIHKILEYYSTDNTFVIHKSRAFRSLLHGFVSLSSHGYFQNPVNLEDSFKFMIDDFISSISRN
- a CDS encoding multidrug efflux MFS transporter, with the translated sequence MKLWKRNLIACWFGMFVTGVGMSQIAPVLPLFIQHLGVENTDLISKFSGIAFGITFISLAIFSPIWGQAADKVGRKPMLLRASLGMTIIIGCMGFAPNVYVLIILRLLQGTVGGYSTACTTLIATQADKEHAGYALGTLSTANIAGSLLGPTIGGFLDETFGLQSVFFITGTMMFIAFITTCLFVKESFTREDKEVLSMKDIWNTIPQKNLTITLFVTFFILNLALYSVEPIITVYVTQLSVNAAHISLLAGITFSASGLANIIAAPRLGKLSDKIGAHKIIFVCLVLAAITFIPQAFVKNTWQLMVLRFLLGLTAGGLTPSVNILIKKITPYNLTGRIFGVNMSAAYLGTFSGSIIGGQIAGCFGIRYVFFVTSALLFLNAIWVYFKVYKKLNLDNCNHVGHLAK
- a CDS encoding hydrolase, which translates into the protein MEDSKLINETEFINVKKTALVVIDLQNGIVNSERAPHSGAQVVENSCKLIDTFTDKGGFVVLVRVSSLDGKDMVHPSVDLQSNTMHFSKGWDNYVPELEKFTNAYTITKRQWGAFYGTDLDLQLRRRGIDTIILCGISTGIGVDTTAREAYQHGYNQIFVEDAMTAATKQEHSYVCDHIFPRIGKIRITEEVISSLK